From Gemmatimonadaceae bacterium, the proteins below share one genomic window:
- the pyrF gene encoding orotidine-5'-phosphate decarboxylase has protein sequence MTELRAQPIIALDVPSLAATRALVERLGPDADYVKVGLELFTAEGPRVVEWLRGEGKRVFLDLKLHDIPNTVRGAARSAAAMGASLLTVHGYGGAAMVEAAVEGAGAETGILVVTVLTSFDAPGLGVALGRETPEMGEEVVRLARVAEKAGAHGIVCSGHEVRAVRATFPRLRPLVPGIRLAGGAAHDQARITTPERAADDGAAYLVLGRAVTESPDPASTLRQIRQSLA, from the coding sequence ATGACTGAGCTTCGTGCCCAACCCATCATCGCACTCGACGTGCCGTCGCTCGCCGCCACGCGCGCGCTGGTGGAGCGTCTTGGTCCCGACGCCGACTACGTGAAGGTCGGCCTCGAGCTCTTCACGGCCGAGGGACCGCGCGTCGTCGAGTGGCTGCGCGGGGAGGGGAAGCGCGTCTTTCTCGATCTCAAGCTGCACGACATCCCGAACACGGTGCGCGGCGCGGCGCGCAGCGCCGCCGCGATGGGTGCCTCGCTGCTGACCGTGCATGGCTACGGCGGCGCGGCGATGGTCGAGGCGGCGGTGGAGGGCGCCGGCGCCGAGACGGGCATCCTTGTGGTCACGGTGCTCACGAGTTTCGATGCGCCGGGGCTCGGCGTGGCCCTCGGCCGCGAGACCCCGGAGATGGGCGAAGAGGTCGTGCGCCTGGCCAGGGTTGCCGAGAAGGCAGGCGCTCACGGGATCGTCTGTAGCGGTCACGAGGTGCGCGCCGTGCGCGCGACCTTCCCGCGCCTACGCCCGCTGGTCCCCGGCATCCGGTTGGCAGGCGGCGCCGCTCACGACCAGGCGCGCATCACGACCCCCGAGCGCGCCGCTGACGACGGAGCGGCCTATCTGGTTCTGGGACGGGCAGTTACCGAGTCCCCAGACCCCGCATCCACGCTGCGCCAGATCAGGCAAAGCCTGGCGTAG
- a CDS encoding GDP-mannose 4,6-dehydratase: protein MRALVTGAAGFVGQWLCRQLLRDGWQVAGVTVGTLPKDALLDQSEMAAIHWRAIDLAVGAPERRSVRALLEAQPPDAVFHLAGVAYQPAVSADQSAAFAINVGGLVTLLDGLREPRAAGVIDPTVLVIGSGEQYGRHDANSLPLPETAECRPATFYGATKLAQESVALAAQRSEGLRIVATRSFNHSGRGQSAPFLLPSLVARALTARAGGPPVTIGNTDVIRDFLHVEDVVSAYISLVSRGTPGEVYNVCSGEGVAVADLAADVLAATGVRTPLSVDPALQRAVDVPALVGDPAKLRRDTGWTPRRSRTDIISDLIDAAS from the coding sequence ATGCGCGCCCTCGTCACGGGAGCAGCGGGATTTGTCGGCCAGTGGCTGTGCCGGCAGTTGCTCCGTGATGGCTGGCAGGTGGCGGGCGTCACGGTCGGCACGCTCCCGAAAGACGCGCTGCTCGATCAATCGGAGATGGCCGCCATCCATTGGCGCGCCATTGACCTTGCGGTCGGTGCGCCGGAGCGCCGCTCGGTGCGCGCGCTGCTGGAAGCGCAGCCGCCCGATGCGGTCTTCCATCTCGCCGGCGTGGCGTACCAGCCAGCCGTGAGCGCCGACCAGTCGGCGGCATTCGCCATCAACGTGGGTGGCCTGGTCACGCTGCTTGACGGCCTGCGCGAGCCACGGGCGGCGGGCGTCATCGACCCGACCGTGCTCGTCATCGGCAGCGGCGAGCAGTACGGGCGCCACGACGCCAACTCGCTGCCGCTGCCGGAGACCGCCGAGTGCCGGCCAGCCACGTTTTACGGCGCCACGAAGCTGGCCCAGGAGTCGGTGGCGCTGGCCGCGCAGCGCAGCGAGGGGCTGCGTATCGTGGCGACGCGCTCGTTCAACCATTCCGGCCGGGGACAGTCGGCACCGTTCCTCCTGCCCTCACTGGTGGCCCGCGCGCTGACGGCCCGCGCCGGTGGACCGCCCGTCACGATCGGCAACACCGACGTGATCCGCGATTTTCTCCACGTCGAGGACGTGGTCTCCGCCTATATTTCACTGGTTTCGCGCGGCACGCCGGGCGAGGTCTACAACGTGTGCAGTGGGGAGGGCGTGGCCGTGGCGGACCTTGCCGCCGACGTCCTGGCCGCGACCGGCGTCCGAACGCCCCTCAGCGTCGATCCCGCGCTGCAGCGCGCGGTGGACGTCCCTGCGCTCGTCGGCGACCCCGCCAAGCTCCGTCGCGACACCGGTTGGACCCCCCGCCGCAGTCGCACCGACATCATTTCAGACCTCATCGATGCCGCGTCGTAA
- a CDS encoding aspartate ammonia-lyase, with the protein MSPTLRTERDPLGPVEVPADALYGAQTVRAVANYPISGLRADPALIDAVVRIKRAAASVHRRTGRLDAARADAIVAAADEVLAGAHREQFVVDVYQAGAGTSLHMNVNEVLANLATRTLGGALGSYDPVHPNDHVNMAQSTNDVIPTAMRLAALSRLGPALDAMTVLAASLRARADEWDELVKAGRTHLQDAMPIRLGQEVGGWAGSIERGTRRVRESADYLLDLGIGGTAVGTGMNAQAQYPSLMVEELRTLTGLPLREGADRVQLMQSMGDVAGLSAAWRTLALDLGKIASDLRLLASGPRTGLDELRLPAVQPGSSIMPGKVNPSIAEMVNQVVFQVMGHDATVSAAAEQGQLELNVMMPVIAHNLLAGIRILGNAAAVLEKRCVRGMTPNEPMLQYWVERTAALATALAPRIGYAAAASITKRSIAEGIPIRELVVREGVLTAEEAEQVLDLQRLTDIGVPGADG; encoded by the coding sequence GTGAGCCCGACGCTGCGCACCGAACGCGATCCGCTGGGCCCGGTCGAGGTACCAGCGGATGCGCTGTACGGAGCGCAGACGGTGCGCGCGGTCGCCAACTATCCAATCAGCGGCCTCCGGGCAGACCCGGCACTCATCGACGCCGTCGTGCGCATCAAGCGCGCGGCGGCGTCGGTGCATCGGCGCACCGGCCGCCTTGATGCCGCGCGGGCCGACGCCATCGTCGCGGCCGCCGACGAAGTCCTTGCGGGCGCGCACCGCGAGCAGTTCGTGGTCGATGTGTATCAGGCCGGCGCAGGCACCTCGCTGCACATGAACGTCAACGAGGTCCTCGCAAATCTCGCGACGCGGACGCTCGGCGGTGCGCTGGGGAGCTACGACCCCGTGCATCCCAACGATCACGTCAACATGGCGCAGTCCACCAACGACGTGATTCCCACCGCGATGCGTCTCGCGGCCCTCTCCCGGCTAGGCCCCGCACTGGATGCGATGACCGTGTTGGCCGCGTCATTGCGCGCCCGCGCCGACGAGTGGGACGAGTTGGTCAAGGCTGGCCGCACGCACCTGCAGGATGCGATGCCGATCCGGCTCGGTCAGGAGGTTGGCGGATGGGCCGGATCGATCGAGCGCGGGACGCGCCGCGTGCGCGAGTCGGCGGACTACCTGCTGGATCTCGGGATCGGGGGCACGGCCGTCGGAACAGGCATGAACGCCCAGGCGCAGTATCCGTCGCTGATGGTGGAGGAACTCCGGACCTTGACTGGACTGCCCCTGCGCGAGGGTGCGGATCGCGTGCAACTCATGCAGAGCATGGGCGACGTGGCTGGCCTGAGCGCCGCCTGGCGTACCCTCGCGCTGGATTTGGGCAAGATCGCCAGCGATCTGCGCCTGCTCGCCAGTGGCCCGCGGACTGGGCTGGATGAACTGCGCCTTCCTGCAGTACAGCCGGGTTCCAGCATCATGCCTGGCAAGGTCAACCCGAGCATCGCCGAGATGGTGAACCAGGTCGTGTTCCAGGTGATGGGTCACGACGCCACTGTGAGTGCCGCGGCGGAGCAGGGGCAGCTGGAGTTGAACGTGATGATGCCAGTGATCGCCCATAACCTGCTGGCGGGAATCCGCATCCTCGGGAACGCCGCCGCCGTGCTCGAGAAGCGCTGTGTACGCGGGATGACGCCCAACGAGCCGATGCTCCAGTACTGGGTGGAGCGCACGGCCGCGCTCGCGACGGCGCTGGCACCGCGGATCGGGTACGCCGCCGCGGCCTCCATCACCAAGCGCTCGATCGCGGAAGGCATCCCGATCCGCGAACTCGTGGTTCGTGAAGGGGTGCTCACGGCCGAGGAGGCCGAGCAGGTCTTGGACCTCCAGCGCCTCACGGACATTGGGGTTCCGGGCGCGGACGGGTAA
- a CDS encoding DNA-directed RNA polymerase subunit alpha — protein sequence MSQSIDLRGLVRPQLVEMTKRDDNANVAEFRLQPLERGFGHTLGNSMRRMLLSSLRGAAVWGFRIDGVLHEHQTIPGVVEDVHQIIANLKTLVLALDEDVEDTILRVRVTKGGAITAGQLDLPGGATVINPAHHILTLQDDRELTVELYVNKGRGYVEAEQHPFDRSLPVDLVRIDSIYSPVKRTNFAVAETRVGQRTDYDRLSLTVETNGTISPEQAVSYAAALAQTHFQYFASFGTHAAAAVAVPGAEGNSDAAQLAELLRTPIDDLQLSVRSVNSLKNSSIRSLGDLVRQTEAQILQVKNFGKKSLQEIADLLEKEGLNFGMRFEESPDGVRVTDMGTPPSRAAAAAPDDEEEE from the coding sequence ATGTCCCAGTCGATCGATCTCCGCGGCCTCGTCCGTCCGCAGCTCGTTGAAATGACGAAGCGCGACGACAACGCCAATGTCGCGGAGTTCCGCTTGCAGCCCCTCGAGCGCGGCTTCGGCCACACGCTCGGCAACTCCATGCGCCGGATGCTCCTCTCGAGCCTCCGCGGCGCCGCCGTGTGGGGCTTCCGCATCGATGGCGTGCTCCACGAGCACCAGACCATCCCGGGCGTCGTGGAAGACGTCCACCAGATCATCGCCAACCTGAAGACGCTGGTCCTCGCGCTGGACGAGGACGTGGAGGACACGATCCTTCGCGTGCGCGTCACAAAGGGCGGCGCCATCACCGCCGGCCAGCTGGATCTGCCGGGCGGTGCCACGGTGATCAACCCCGCGCACCACATCCTCACGCTGCAGGACGACCGCGAGCTGACGGTCGAGCTGTACGTGAACAAGGGCCGCGGCTACGTCGAGGCGGAGCAGCATCCGTTCGACCGCTCGCTGCCGGTGGACCTGGTCCGCATCGACTCGATCTACTCGCCGGTCAAGCGCACAAACTTCGCCGTCGCCGAGACGCGCGTGGGCCAGCGCACGGACTATGACCGTCTTTCGCTGACGGTCGAGACCAACGGCACCATCTCGCCCGAGCAGGCGGTCAGCTACGCCGCCGCGCTGGCGCAGACGCACTTCCAGTACTTCGCCTCGTTCGGCACGCACGCGGCCGCCGCGGTGGCGGTGCCGGGGGCAGAGGGGAACTCGGATGCGGCCCAACTGGCCGAGCTGCTCCGGACCCCGATCGACGATCTCCAGCTGTCGGTCCGCTCGGTGAACTCGCTGAAGAACTCGAGCATCCGCTCGCTCGGCGATCTCGTCCGGCAGACCGAGGCGCAGATCCTGCAGGTCAAGAATTTCGGCAAGAAGTCCCTCCAGGAGATCGCCGACCTCCTCGAGAAGGAAGGACTCAATTTCGGGATGCGGTTCGAGGAGTCGCCGGATGGGGTGCGCGTGACCGATATGGGCACGCCGCCGAGCCGCGCCGCCGCCGCCGCGCCTGACGACGAAGAAGAGGAGTAG
- a CDS encoding Rrf2 family transcriptional regulator: MRITTWAEYGVICALHLARRTDEGPITGRDVAARERLPGDYVEQILLRLRRAGIVQSTRGAKGGYALARPAEQITVREIITAAELVTFDLHCEAHPLGSERCSQSCDCSIRPVWVMLQQRIDEVLDSVCLADLMEAEPEVRQRVGLPVLQG, encoded by the coding sequence ATGCGGATCACAACCTGGGCCGAGTACGGAGTCATCTGCGCGCTGCACCTCGCGCGTCGCACGGACGAAGGCCCAATCACCGGACGTGATGTGGCGGCCCGCGAGCGCCTGCCCGGCGACTACGTGGAGCAGATCCTCCTGCGGCTGCGCCGCGCCGGCATCGTGCAGAGCACGCGAGGCGCGAAGGGAGGCTACGCGTTGGCCCGACCCGCCGAGCAGATCACGGTACGGGAGATCATCACCGCGGCTGAGCTGGTGACCTTTGACCTGCATTGCGAGGCGCATCCCCTAGGGTCGGAGCGCTGTTCGCAGTCCTGTGATTGTTCGATCCGCCCGGTCTGGGTGATGCTGCAGCAGCGCATCGACGAGGTGCTCGACTCGGTGTGCTTGGCCGACTTGATGGAAGCCGAGCCCGAAGTGCGGCAGCGCGTGGGCCTGCCGGTCCTGCAGGGCTGA
- the rpsM gene encoding 30S ribosomal protein S13 produces MARISGVDLPRDKKVEIGLTYIYGIGRVLARRILEATGVNPEQRVRDLSDADVNKLRQEIERMYRVEGALRTEIAMNIKRLMDIGSYRGIRHRRGLPVRGQRTHTNARTKKGPRRAIAGKKKVTK; encoded by the coding sequence ATGGCTCGTATTTCCGGCGTGGATCTTCCGCGCGACAAGAAGGTCGAGATCGGCCTTACCTACATCTACGGCATCGGGCGCGTACTTGCGCGCCGCATTCTCGAGGCGACCGGGGTGAACCCCGAGCAGCGCGTCCGGGACCTGTCGGATGCCGACGTCAACAAGCTCCGTCAGGAGATTGAGCGGATGTACCGCGTCGAGGGCGCCCTGCGCACCGAGATCGCGATGAACATCAAGCGCCTCATGGACATCGGCTCGTACCGTGGCATCCGCCACCGCCGTGGCCTGCCCGTCCGTGGCCAGCGCACGCATACCAACGCCCGCACGAAGAAGGGGCCGCGCCGCGCGATCGCGGGCAAGAAGAAGGTGACCAAGTAA
- a CDS encoding dihydroorotate dehydrogenase: MPATRLEVTVAGITFQNPVLLAAGTAAYGRELADVMDLEALGGFVTKAVSLEVRKGAPAPRVADFDGGMINAVGLANPGVDAVKAEDLPWIAQHLRRPRVLVNVVGREAPDFGAVVERLDDAAGFAGFELNVSCPNVKQGGMEFGADPAALDAVVRGARAATKRPLFVKLSPTLPQIGDVARRAVDAGADGITVINTIPGLVVDVERRRPMIGFGSGGVSGPGLLAIGLLATWRVRQAVSVPILGAGGVQSATDVVQFLVAGASAVAIGTAALADPKLPARIVRDLKRWCEAHGVSSVADLVGTLEWPQ; this comes from the coding sequence ATGCCGGCCACGCGACTCGAGGTCACGGTCGCCGGCATCACGTTCCAGAACCCCGTCCTGCTCGCCGCGGGAACCGCGGCGTACGGTCGTGAGCTCGCGGACGTGATGGATCTCGAGGCACTCGGCGGCTTCGTGACCAAGGCGGTCAGCCTCGAGGTCCGGAAGGGGGCACCGGCACCGCGCGTGGCGGATTTCGACGGGGGCATGATCAACGCCGTCGGACTGGCGAACCCGGGCGTCGACGCCGTGAAGGCGGAAGACCTGCCGTGGATCGCGCAGCACCTGCGGCGCCCTCGCGTACTGGTGAACGTCGTCGGCCGCGAGGCGCCCGACTTCGGCGCGGTGGTTGAACGGCTCGACGATGCGGCGGGCTTCGCCGGCTTTGAGCTCAACGTCTCCTGCCCGAACGTGAAGCAGGGTGGGATGGAGTTCGGGGCGGACCCCGCGGCACTCGATGCCGTTGTCCGTGGTGCGCGCGCGGCAACGAAGCGACCGCTGTTCGTGAAGCTCTCACCGACGCTGCCGCAGATCGGCGACGTGGCGCGCCGCGCGGTGGACGCCGGTGCCGACGGCATCACGGTCATCAACACGATTCCCGGCCTGGTGGTAGACGTTGAGCGCCGTCGCCCAATGATCGGATTTGGCTCCGGGGGCGTCAGTGGCCCTGGGCTCCTCGCGATTGGACTCTTGGCCACCTGGCGCGTGCGACAGGCGGTGTCCGTGCCGATCCTCGGTGCCGGCGGAGTGCAGTCCGCGACCGACGTGGTGCAGTTTCTGGTGGCCGGCGCGAGCGCGGTCGCCATCGGCACCGCGGCGCTGGCGGACCCCAAGCTGCCGGCGCGAATTGTCCGCGACCTCAAGCGTTGGTGCGAAGCCCACGGCGTGTCGAGTGTGGCCGACCTCGTCGGCACCCTCGAGTGGCCCCAGTAG
- the smpB gene encoding SsrA-binding protein SmpB translates to MTAKPAPDDAIVPIARNKRARHDYEILETWEAGIVLTGTEVKSLRDGRAQITDAYGILKDGEVWLLNAHIAPYAQGNIWNHDPVRTRKLLLNAKEIRHLIGAVERKGLTLVALDLYFKHGRAKLKLGLGRGKKLHDKRADLKAKDDAREVQRALRSDR, encoded by the coding sequence GTGACCGCTAAGCCTGCGCCCGACGACGCCATCGTCCCCATCGCCCGGAACAAGCGGGCCCGACACGACTACGAGATTCTCGAGACGTGGGAGGCCGGCATCGTGCTGACGGGGACCGAGGTGAAGTCGTTGCGCGACGGACGGGCGCAGATCACGGACGCCTATGGCATCCTGAAGGACGGCGAGGTGTGGCTGCTGAATGCACACATCGCACCGTACGCACAGGGCAACATCTGGAACCACGACCCGGTTCGGACGCGGAAGCTTCTGCTCAACGCCAAGGAGATCCGCCATCTGATCGGCGCCGTGGAACGCAAGGGACTGACGCTGGTGGCACTCGACCTCTACTTCAAGCACGGCCGCGCCAAGCTCAAGCTGGGGCTGGGACGCGGCAAGAAGCTGCACGACAAGCGCGCCGACCTGAAGGCCAAGGACGACGCGCGCGAGGTGCAGCGCGCGCTCCGGAGCGATAGATGA
- the rpsK gene encoding 30S ribosomal protein S11, producing MAVGKKTKKVVDAEGVAHVNATFNNTLITITDAHGNAVAWGTAGKAGFKGSKKSTPFAATVAAEQCAREALALGVRRVHVRVQGPGSGRESAIQALAAAGLTVKSIKDVTPIPHNGCRPPKRRRV from the coding sequence ATGGCCGTCGGGAAGAAGACGAAGAAGGTCGTGGACGCCGAGGGCGTCGCGCACGTCAATGCGACCTTCAACAACACGCTGATCACGATCACCGACGCGCACGGCAACGCCGTGGCGTGGGGCACCGCCGGCAAGGCGGGCTTCAAGGGGTCGAAGAAGTCCACGCCCTTCGCCGCGACCGTGGCCGCCGAGCAGTGCGCCCGCGAGGCGCTGGCGCTTGGCGTCCGCCGCGTGCACGTGCGCGTGCAGGGGCCCGGCTCGGGCCGTGAGTCCGCCATCCAGGCGCTCGCCGCCGCCGGCCTCACCGTCAAGTCCATCAAGGACGTGACGCCGATTCCGCATAACGGCTGCCGGCCGCCGAAGCGCCGGAGGGTCTAA
- the rpmJ gene encoding 50S ribosomal protein L36, producing MKVRSSVKPICEHCKVVKRAGVTRIICKRNPKHKQRQG from the coding sequence GTGAAAGTCCGTAGCAGCGTCAAGCCGATTTGCGAGCACTGCAAGGTGGTGAAGCGGGCAGGTGTGACGCGCATCATCTGCAAGCGCAATCCCAAGCACAAGCAGCGTCAGGGTTAA
- the gmd gene encoding GDP-mannose 4,6-dehydratase, whose product MKTALITGITGQDGSYLAELLLEKGYRVVGIVRRSSTTPYERIAHLVDRIELISADLLDQTSLMDAMHEVQPDEIYNLAAQSFVATSWTQPVLTGEFTAIGVTRLLEAMRRTVPKARFYQASSSEMFGKVVETPQKESTPFYPRSPYGVAKVYGHWITVNYRESFGLYAVSGILFNHESPRRGLEFVTRKVTDAVARIKLGLTDELLLGTLDARRDWGFAGDYVDAMWRMLQPDTPADYVIGTGETWSVRQLCEEAFGYVDLDWQRFVKQDERFMRPAEVDLLVADPGKAKRELQWEPRVRFRDLVRMMVDADLARHRATPAGPS is encoded by the coding sequence ATGAAAACCGCCCTCATCACCGGCATCACGGGCCAGGACGGCTCCTACCTCGCCGAGCTCCTGCTCGAGAAGGGGTATCGCGTCGTGGGCATCGTGCGCCGCTCGTCCACCACACCCTATGAGCGCATCGCGCACCTGGTGGACCGCATCGAGCTGATCTCGGCGGACCTGCTCGACCAGACCTCGTTGATGGACGCCATGCACGAGGTCCAGCCGGACGAGATCTACAACCTCGCGGCGCAGTCCTTCGTGGCCACCTCGTGGACGCAGCCCGTGCTCACCGGTGAGTTCACGGCCATCGGCGTGACGCGGCTGCTGGAGGCCATGCGGCGCACGGTGCCCAAGGCGCGCTTCTACCAGGCCTCGTCGTCGGAGATGTTCGGCAAGGTCGTGGAGACGCCGCAGAAGGAGAGCACGCCGTTCTATCCGCGCTCGCCCTACGGCGTGGCCAAGGTCTACGGGCACTGGATCACGGTCAACTACCGCGAGTCCTTCGGCCTCTACGCGGTGAGCGGCATCCTCTTCAACCACGAGAGCCCGCGGCGCGGCCTTGAGTTCGTGACGCGCAAGGTCACGGACGCGGTGGCGCGCATCAAGCTCGGGCTCACGGACGAACTCCTGCTCGGCACCTTGGACGCCCGCCGCGATTGGGGTTTCGCCGGCGACTACGTGGACGCGATGTGGCGGATGCTGCAGCCGGACACGCCGGCCGACTATGTGATCGGCACAGGCGAGACCTGGTCCGTGCGCCAACTCTGCGAGGAGGCCTTCGGCTACGTGGACCTCGACTGGCAGCGCTTCGTGAAGCAGGACGAGCGCTTCATGCGGCCGGCGGAGGTCGACCTGCTCGTGGCGGATCCCGGCAAGGCCAAGCGCGAACTGCAGTGGGAGCCGAGGGTGCGCTTCCGCGACCTCGTGCGGATGATGGTGGACGCCGACCTCGCGCGGCACCGCGCGACCCCGGCGGGACCGAGCTGA
- a CDS encoding N-acetylmuramoyl-L-alanine amidase, protein MIAARRSVTILTLTLGVLLGAAPMADDSVRVRGVSGDTAVALQPSAAGGLLRLDVMARLLGGSLEPAAGHRWRLRLGESTLEFQAGSPFAAYNGFALPLVEEVREVAGTAQVPLQVFSEIIPRFGVGVRWDAARREVQLFQGIARREEPAPARDVASKTPVATVANNAPRGPAGLSRRYVIAVDAGHGGRDPGNGGVVIGGRRINESKLTLAMALAVELELKNRGLDVVMTRRRDTLINLYDRGPLSNARKADLFVSLHTNAFNPNWRNGSSVRGVETYFLSTARTEDERRVAAMENDVVRFETETVAEKGDPLSFILNDLAQNEHLRESFDLATLVQGKLAAKHPGPDRGVKQSPLVVLSTAYMPAILVEVGFGTNLSDARWMNSAEGQRDIAVSVADGIVEYLQHYERRTRAAPR, encoded by the coding sequence ATGATCGCCGCGCGACGGTCGGTCACCATTCTCACGCTCACGCTCGGCGTGCTCCTTGGCGCCGCGCCGATGGCAGACGACAGCGTACGCGTGCGCGGCGTGTCCGGCGACACCGCGGTCGCGCTGCAGCCCTCGGCCGCCGGTGGACTGCTGCGGCTAGATGTGATGGCGCGCCTGCTGGGTGGCTCCCTCGAGCCCGCCGCAGGCCACCGCTGGCGCCTCCGGCTCGGCGAATCGACGCTGGAGTTCCAGGCGGGGAGCCCATTCGCGGCGTACAACGGGTTCGCGCTGCCGCTGGTGGAGGAGGTCCGGGAAGTCGCCGGTACCGCGCAGGTGCCGCTGCAGGTCTTCAGTGAGATTATCCCGCGCTTCGGCGTCGGGGTGCGTTGGGACGCGGCGCGGCGCGAGGTGCAGTTGTTCCAGGGGATCGCGCGGCGCGAGGAGCCTGCCCCCGCACGGGACGTCGCGTCGAAGACCCCGGTGGCAACGGTCGCCAACAACGCGCCTCGTGGGCCAGCCGGCCTGTCGCGCCGCTACGTGATCGCGGTGGACGCGGGCCACGGCGGTCGGGACCCGGGCAATGGCGGCGTGGTGATCGGTGGGCGTCGCATCAACGAGTCCAAGTTGACCCTCGCCATGGCGCTGGCGGTGGAACTCGAACTCAAGAACCGCGGGCTCGACGTCGTGATGACGCGCCGACGGGACACGCTGATCAACCTGTACGATCGCGGCCCGCTCTCGAATGCGCGGAAGGCCGACCTCTTCGTGTCGCTGCACACCAACGCCTTCAATCCGAACTGGCGAAATGGCTCCTCGGTGCGCGGTGTCGAGACCTACTTCCTCTCCACCGCGCGCACCGAGGACGAGCGGCGCGTGGCGGCGATGGAGAACGACGTCGTGCGCTTCGAGACCGAGACCGTCGCCGAGAAGGGCGATCCGCTGTCGTTCATCCTGAACGACCTCGCGCAGAACGAGCATCTCCGTGAGTCGTTCGACCTGGCCACCCTGGTGCAGGGCAAGCTAGCGGCGAAGCATCCGGGTCCGGACCGTGGCGTGAAACAGTCGCCACTGGTCGTGCTCTCCACCGCGTACATGCCGGCGATCCTCGTGGAGGTCGGCTTCGGCACGAACCTCAGCGATGCCCGCTGGATGAACAGCGCCGAGGGCCAGCGCGATATCGCCGTGTCGGTCGCCGACGGCATCGTCGAGTATCTGCAGCACTACGAGCGGCGCACACGCGCCGCGCCGCGCTGA
- the rpmB gene encoding 50S ribosomal protein L28, which yields MAIQRNICYTCGKGVSHGNNVSHANNKTRRTWKPNLQVARIVLDGKTVKVKVCTRCLNAGKIQRAPRKALTSV from the coding sequence ATGGCCATCCAGCGCAATATCTGCTACACCTGCGGCAAGGGTGTCTCGCACGGCAACAACGTCTCGCACGCCAACAACAAGACGCGTCGCACCTGGAAGCCAAACCTCCAGGTCGCCCGCATCGTGCTGGACGGCAAGACGGTAAAGGTGAAGGTCTGCACCCGCTGCCTGAACGCCGGCAAGATCCAGCGCGCGCCGCGCAAGGCGCTGACCTCGGTCTGA
- the rplQ gene encoding 50S ribosomal protein L17, whose protein sequence is MRHRKAGRSLRRTSEQRLALLRNLATSLIEQGAIETTEAKAKELRPFVEKLITKARTGTLHSRRLAGRHVQKREAADKLFQEIGPKFAKRPGGYTRILKTGFRKGDGAEMARIELVEN, encoded by the coding sequence ATGCGTCACCGTAAGGCCGGGCGCAGCCTGCGCCGCACTTCCGAGCAGCGCCTCGCGCTGCTCCGTAACCTCGCCACCTCGCTCATCGAGCAGGGCGCGATCGAGACCACCGAGGCCAAGGCCAAGGAGCTCCGCCCCTTCGTCGAGAAGCTGATCACCAAGGCGCGCACCGGGACGCTGCATTCCCGTCGGCTCGCCGGTCGCCACGTGCAGAAGCGCGAGGCGGCGGACAAGCTGTTCCAGGAGATTGGCCCGAAGTTCGCCAAGCGCCCGGGCGGCTACACGCGCATCCTCAAGACCGGCTTCCGCAAGGGCGACGGGGCGGAGATGGCGCGAATCGAACTCGTGGAGAACTGA
- the rpsD gene encoding 30S ribosomal protein S4, whose product MRYTGPVCRQCRREGTKLFLKGTKCFTEKCPVERRPYAPGQHGQNTARRRKVSEYAKQLREKQKIKRIYGVSERQFRNTFEKVSTLPGVTGHNLLAALESRLDNMVYRMGFAASRAAARQLIRHRHIEVDGKSVDIPSYLVHPGQEIRMRQASRELVAVKEALEVAARGAAPTWLAVDKDTFSGRMLERPQRQAIPIAAQEQLVVELYSK is encoded by the coding sequence ATGCGTTACACAGGTCCAGTCTGCCGGCAGTGCCGGCGTGAAGGTACGAAGCTGTTCCTCAAGGGCACCAAGTGCTTCACCGAGAAGTGCCCGGTCGAGCGCCGTCCGTACGCCCCAGGCCAGCACGGCCAGAACACCGCGCGTCGCCGCAAGGTGAGTGAGTACGCCAAGCAGCTGCGTGAGAAGCAGAAGATCAAGCGCATCTACGGCGTGTCGGAGCGTCAGTTCCGCAACACGTTCGAGAAGGTCTCCACGCTTCCGGGCGTGACGGGCCACAATCTCTTGGCCGCGCTTGAGAGCCGCCTCGACAACATGGTGTACCGGATGGGCTTCGCCGCGAGCCGTGCGGCCGCGCGTCAGCTGATCCGCCACCGCCACATCGAAGTCGACGGCAAGTCGGTCGACATCCCCAGCTACCTCGTGCACCCGGGTCAGGAAATCCGGATGCGCCAGGCCTCGCGTGAGCTCGTCGCCGTGAAGGAGGCCCTCGAGGTCGCCGCCCGTGGCGCCGCGCCCACCTGGCTCGCCGTGGACAAGGACACGTTCAGCGGCCGGATGCTCGAGCGTCCGCAGCGCCAGGCGATCCCGATCGCCGCGCAGGAGCAGCTGGTGGTGGAGCTCTACTCGAAGTAA